The following nucleotide sequence is from Aedes aegypti strain LVP_AGWG chromosome 3, AaegL5.0 Primary Assembly, whole genome shotgun sequence.
GCTTGtccagtctcggaaatctcgtgaGCGGGAAGTCGATTGAGTAAGGAACCATCTTAATGGTTTGGGTGGTGCgttttattagaaaaatactgtgtgtcgcatggtgccgaagccgtaaaatACCCTAtatgcattaaaaaaaatctagatatATCATCAGAAGCTGATGCAGGTATTTGCCAAAAGACATGTATTAATTCTTTAACGGCCTTCTCGAGATAGCTTTACATGAAATTAGTaagataccttcaagaattcaacctggatttttAGGAATAACCTTAGAAGCTACTCTAGAGATTCCACAATGTATTTCTTATGACATTCCTCCAAtgataatttcataaatttcccTGGAATTATTTCAGTGATCCTTCAATCGATTTCGCAAGGAGGTAGATGATTTCCAATTAAAACATTAACAAAAATTCTCTAGAGATGTTCCCAGATTTTCTCCACAATTGTTGTTCAAGTTTCAAAGGTTTCAACCAAGAATTTGCCAAAGGATGGCATTAGAAGctattccagaaattcttcacagATTTGTGAGCTCTGTGGCTGTGCGGATagtggcgtcagtcgtttaAGCGTATTATGAATGCCGcaaagcgtgggttcgattcccgttccagtcgatggaaacttttcgtcaaactaaaaattcatcacttggctactgggtgtttcgtgttgtctgTTGTCCAATGTTCGTGATTTTTTGGTCCGTGAAGCCTTTAGCTGAAGACGGCGTAAACGTCCAGCAGAAATTCTCTCTCAATTctctgttaaaaaaaaataccgaggaattttcaaaacattcttAAGACATTATTTGAGAAATCTTTGTGAAAATCCTGGAAGCATCGCTATAACAAATCCTTCAGTAATAACTCCTGATGAACTCTtacgaaaaatattgaaaaaatataaactaaatcctgggatgaaattttgcaggattgagtttcttgaaaaacattgaacagcatccctgaaaaaattgacattgaaataattgacatattgaagaatccatggagattttacttagaaaataatcgagatttctagataaatttcttgaggaacctAATGATGAATCATTGGTCGAATTTATTGTGTTCCTCAATAACAAAGAGTTCCTAATAGATTTCCTTCAATTCATTGAATATACCATACATGAATTCAGGAAGAAATGTGAAAATGGTAAgagaataactgaaaaaatcagCGTAGGAACTgcttgaggaattcttgtaagGGTTCCTAAAAAAACTTAACCACTTTTATCACACACGGGGTGGGTGGGGTGTGGCCGAATTTTCTCTAACCTTAGGAAGATCTGCTAAAGTAACTACCGTAAAATAGGGGGTTAAGggatagaaaaaaatgattccaaGATCGAGCAATTTCTCATTTGCtaataattgaacaaaagacAGTCCTACAGATGTCCTAACTTTTATACCTATTAAAAATCGATTACAACTACCCatggcagatttctgagataatcattaatatgtgtcatttttgttggaaatgcaaaatggggtgttaagatATTTTAGATTTATAAATGGAGTTCTATCTTTTCAACAGCAACACATTTTTATTAATCAATAACTTTTATATGTTATGTAttatttcattggttattttcatTCTACATTTGAAGATACTTCAATATCATTCTAGTTGGAATTTCAGCATTTCAGCAAAGGTAAACCGTTCTATTTTGACTGTTTAATTGTTCATTCTATTCGAAAGCAAGCTAGATATTAGTGCATagtacaattatcttgaaattattttgtacTAATATGCAACAGGATTATATCTTGCAAATTTGCTGTTTTCAAATCCAAGAAgctagccactaagcgcatcatagccacctatgacgttgggcgagctgaggcacatgtcgcatacatataagtgactgtacgggagtgctgatctaagcctaacttacaacaactgaaagagtaatgaaaatgagattaaatccagatacaaccttctgcaattttgttcattagggtatcaactaatgtatttgtcattctgggctcattcgaacgcgaacaattagtatacggaacgaaacagtgacataggatcaattttcaatatatttgagattaatatctcatacaaacttcaaatctaaagcgccagctggtggagcaaccaattgatttgaaattttgagagagcgtttttcttaccccaAGGCTCATATCTAAGGGGtgcccgttgagttttacaacttttttgtttaagggccagtctaatatgtATGGACTTAGCTGATGTGACTTATTTAATaagtagttctttcactcattgattttcttcaaaaccttgtcaaattTAGATAATTGATGGATCAGATTTATTACTTCAGTGAAAGTGCTTTGTGTTTATTAAGCATGATTATTTCATTCTTTTTGTTAAGCCAAAATTTaatatcaaggccagaattacCAGAGAGTGAAATACTTTATAGTACTACAACACCATAGGCGATCACATAACATCACCTCGTCATAGAACGGCATTTTGTCTTATTATTTAAATGGATATTACTGACCGCCCTTTGCtactatccgcaacccggtgcacgcacCCTGTTGGGtctcgaaaacctcgtagaagattacaaaccgtcaacgGAATTTCCCATATATTAACCCACATTGctcattcaagggtctgattgtgctcctaacccaccctcagtttgtaatcttctcacCAGCTTGAAATTATATGTTCCTGGAGTATAAATGATTTCAATGAATGATAACCGTGTTATGCAGAGGTTTGAATAGGATCACTAAATCAGAATACAAAACAATATCTGATTGTAATAAAAACTTTGccattgttttcaaattcatgCAACCCCCTAATCAACACTACAAAATACAGCGATCAAATATCTAAAATCAttgctccctggaaaatataattccaaGCCCAGGGAGTTCATAGGGATTTTTCAAACATGCTTTAAAATACAGATTAAAAACAAGTGTATAAGTTgtcaattttagttttttttatatatattttttaaatgattccATATTGTTACAAAGCATTGATATCTCGTCATCAATCTAGAAGCAAGTTTTATCTATATTGCTTACAATTAACGGATTTAAGTTATGAATATTATACATAAACGCAGAACTGTCTAAAACAAAAGAAGCAGTTTGTTTGAAACAAATCTctgaggggacggacctggtgtagtggttagaacactcgcctctcacgccgaggacctgggatcgaatccccgaaatagtcacttatgacgtaaaaaaagttatagtgacgacttccttcggaagggaagtaaagccgttggtcccgagatgaactagcccaggactaaaaatctcgttaataaagtcaaatcaatcaatcaacaaATCTCTGAACAGAATTGATGTTAAGTAAATTGTATACACAAACCTTTTCCAGTAACAAAGATTCATACTATacctaattcaaaataaaagacTTGAGGACAATTCTAGTAACTGATCTCAAAATATCGAAGCTTGTTTGTTAAAATTATTCTTAATGCTAAAGAGACTTGGAATTGCTAAATATTACTACAAATGGATCAAACCAATTCTAAAAGCGTGATTCAGTAAGTTTTAACGTCGAGAACATAACAGACAAAAAAGAGACAAGCCAGTACGAGACGTTTCAAAACTTCATATTGCTATTGCCCTTCAAGCAATGATCAGCaagaaatttagaaaatttatattgaacatGTATTTATTGCGTTCAGTATCTGAATGTCATATATGCCATTAAACGCGAATTTTTAATTATATcgccttttctttttttttttcaagagaggatttttatcaaatttactCATCTGCTACGTGACTCACATAGTTTTCTTAATATTGCCTAGTTATGTGAATAAATGTTTTGAGGACATGAaatttggacaaaatattttgaaacgttTTTAACATCTAAAATTCACAATAgtttagacatttttttaatCACATAATACAGATCACAATCCCCCCGAATAAATCACACATTACAGACGAACTATAAATCTACTTTCGGCGGGTTCTTCTtcattctggcgttacgtccaaagtgggacaaagcctgcttctcagattagtgttcttatgagcacttccacagttattaactgagagctttctttggcgattgaccatttttgcatgtgtatatcgtgtggcaggtacgaagatactctatgccctgggaatcgagaaaatttccattacgaaaagatcctcgaccagcgggattcgaacccacgaccctcagcatggtcatactgaatagctgcgcgtttaccgctacggctatctgagccacAATTCTAAAACCATTCGAACATTGGTTGAGCGATAAATAATAGCGCGAATGCGgcatgattcaagttgatcgttacttgtaacaacatccgataaactctttgtcccacgacaaatAGTGCATCGGATGCTTCATATATCAGCTCTACGCACGCGTAATGAAGTGTTGAAATCATTATTCCAATACTGTGTTGTTGATCGCTAGagccgattttttttccatctttgaatttcaaacttgataaaaaagttcaatcccttaacaccccatgtTACGGTACTGAAATACCGGTGGAAAACTGGAATTGGTGGGAAAATCTCTAAGTCCAGGAATAgcattttggattttttagaGTAATGACTGTGGAAATTCGTGGTTAAACATTTCGAATCAGATTTCGCTCCAAGGAGAAGGCAAATAGCGATTTAGAGACTATTTTGGTTAAataaagagactttagagaccttccattaaaaatagagactttttagagacatgCTTTAAAATAGGGACCAAGTCTAAAAATAGACTTGCTGTCAGCCCTGCAGGAAAAAGTACTTCCTCAAGGAAAGTGAGATGTAAATGTTATCCTGCCTTTTACCAGAAAGAAAAGGGTAAAACTTACACAGCCTTTTTAGGTGGATATTAATTCTAGGGAGAATTTAAACAACTTGGAGTTACTTTGAATAAGAAATTGAATTGGAACTACACAAAGATAAACAAGTTCAAAGCTAAGGGCCCCAAAACTTTATGGGTCTGCCATACAGCTGCaaaaatgccttgcagtttatccgttataataaaatactagatggtgatcTGATTGTTTACATGAAGATCATCAAGGAACTCCATTTGAATATGAAAACAATATAAAATAAGATGACCAcgaagtctctaaaaagagacaTGCTACTAGTCCTGCTAATTGGATATCTCTCAGCTGACTGAAAAGGTTCTTCGGtctttaataataataatgtttttCTAGCTCATGAATGTTAGCTCTTCcgcgatgaccgtaaggacatgGTATTATTGACATTTGAATTTTATGCTCTCGATTTGGGCAGTTAAAGGATAATTAGCTAATCCTAAGCCCTAGTCAATGGATCATTGttcaacttcgattattctggtcaatcatggagtaaCAACTACAAATTGTACCGTCATCTGTGGGAATTTTGAAACTCATGTTAATTGAAGTTTAGAGATAAAATAATCTCGAGACATACTGGAATTCCTACGGATTTGCATACTGGTTaaacaaaactaatttaaaGACGCGGAAACAGTGAACTTCAGATTGCCAAGCCTAAGTGCAATTATCAGCGCGTAAATTCCTACCATGTGCAGAAACAGCTGCTTGACGCAGTTTTTTCTCTACTCATTCGCACCGTGATAGAAAATAGCAATGACCGCTGATAGTCTACTTCTTCTATGCATATAGATAGGCGTTCGGGTTGGTGTGTCGTCTTATAGCAGAAACGACGCCCTAATTGAAGTACAATAgcgcaatcaactgataatgaTCTCGTGACAACCACCGAAATCGGCGGCGCGGACTTATTCCCCACTAGATTACTGGAGGTTCGAATAAGGTGACATATTTTCGAATGGTTATCGTAGGCGATATCGCCGAGATGTGATTGATAGTTGTGCGAGGGTGTTGAAAGATTAATCTTTGCCATTACAGGTAATGAATGATGAGTACTTACATAGACTTGTACAGTTTACCAGCTGGACTAGGAGTCTCCATAAGGTTAGCATTGACTGTTTGCAGGGCGGGTTTATCGTCGGACCCTGAAATATGTGACCATTAGTTAAACAGTCCAATACCACCCCCAGAAAAACCCTCCAACTTACCTGCCGGCAGCGTCGACTCTTGATTCAATTTCGTTTCCTCCTCCATTGCGAACGCCAAGAACTGAACTCCTCTTTGTTCGAATCAATTAAAACAATCAAGCTTTGTGTCCAAGAAACGGACTGACTCTATTCCACCATTACACAACCTTATCTGCGCTTCGATTCGAATGAGTTTACGCCCGCACATTTGCTGCACACATATGGAATCGAATTCTTCATTGTTCAACTTAGCATGTACCAGCTAAAGATCATTTCGCACAATCAGAATTCGATATAGTTCAATGCCGTCCGGAACAGGAAATTTACACGTTCATCAAAACCTGAAGAATGTTGTAAACACGCCCCACACGTAGCCAGTCGAATTCGGAACGAACGATGGACAAAAACGCGACCCGACAGCGGTGACCGATTGTTCTTGAATGAAGAAGCGAAGTCCTGTTGGTTCACGGGACTGTGTGTGACGTTTGGtgattgattttgttttggTTGCTTGCTGTTACGGTTCTGTGCGTAATGATTTTCATTCATGACACCAATGATGACAATGATGGGTCATGATGATAGAGCTGTGCCGTACGCATGGTGTGTTGATCAATGAACATTAGACATGCTCGGAATTTTGGAAGCTTCATGGACTAAAgcttctgttccgctcaagaaaaaaCTCATCTTTCCTCTGGTCGACACTATTAtgcatccggtagaaatcaagaccaacacttatttaaaattattgttttctcgggccccgatCGTCGcaactaatatgtgaatagtgcggtgtgttcataaaaatcgtaagaatgcagcgccacactagaAAAACTGATTTCTAAATttggcgagttgaggcgcgtcacgagtctcactggcgcgatccggtttgatGGTTTGGTGCATGCCGTGGTGCGACAATATCGGTAAAAATTTTTTCGCAAGAAATAgtcgagaaaataatattctaTATACAGCAAGCCCTATtcgaaatgacatttcttttcagctGCGTACTGCCATCGAATAAAAGTGCTTTTCTTGACTTTCTATTGAAttctattcgttcgaatccatggcccttgattttgctggcgtaaatgGAAATGCAAAACGGTTTACGATCGAAAgcgcattcgaacgtaaacaaaaaaTAGGAGTGAAAATGCACTGCCGTATTATTGTAGTAGGGCAGTGCATTTGCCCACACAGAGGTAATCACGAATATtgggagacaaaaataaccgtAGAGGTAAACGCACAACCATATTTAGCATGCGGTCATGCTGATAGTCATCAGCTTGCTTTTCTCCAGCACTAAACTttcgaaaaggtcattttgaacagaatgatggtccacatgtCCACcataacgaaaattcaattctgaaggctattctactatggtcttgctcttctagacatagaaaaagcattcgacggTGTTTGGAATGAAGGCTTGATtgcagaatttaaaaaaaaaactttatttagaAAAATCTACGCatatctgaaaatttcaatttatatttatttattttatatatgTCGCAGTGAAAATTCGACGGTGTTTGGAATGAAGGCTTGATtgcagaatttaaaaaaaactttatttagaAAAATCTACGCTcatctgaaaatttcaatttatttatttatatacttATATATGTCGCAGTGATAATCATATCGATATATATATTGTAGATTTGGATTCAAACTCCAACGAGAAGAAGCATTTGAACCGGTCTAAGCTATAGTCTTTTTGTGTTGTTATGTAAGTGGGAGAAAGAAAGAAGGCAAAGAAGACACTCTCCGCCAGCAGATTGTCAAATCCGTGTGCTGCTGCCAGAACAAAAGTGTAATCATTTTCAATCCGCTGATTTTTGCGTAACTTTGCCCAGGTATATTTTCTGTATTCAACGAATCTCACAATTTTAGGCTTCATGTCGATTTTATCGTTCTGGCGCCGTTATCGGGTGGTTATCATCTTTCCGACATTGGCCATCTCCTCCATCTACGCTGATTACTCGTACACCCGCAAGTGGAAGCAGCAGAAGCAGATCCCCCAGGCGCAAGTTCCCCAGGTGTAGTTTCTCCCGAAGGCAAGAAGATGTTTGGACTGACCCGACAGTACTTGCTGGCGGCCATCCCACTGGCCGGCTACGGTTTCGGATGGTTTTTGGATAACAAGGAAACCGAACGTATGACGATGTTCCGCGACAAGAGCGCACTTTACGGAAGGGTTCTGAAGGAAGGAGAGAAGCCCTCGTGGCCCTGATCGACGTCTGGTTGTAGGTTGTTGATGTTTAGTGGGAAATAAATGTTTCAAGAATAATTGAATCGAGTGTTTTATTTGAAACTAGCTTACTCTACGTAGCTAGCCATGTTCCACCAGAATTTggaattaaaaaacttttataGATTGATAATATGGCATGTTATCGCCAGGGATACTTTAGGGACTAAGTCAatcctattcttgtttacggagTATCCATGTTTTAATCAAATCCTATTTGTTTGGAACCATCAAATGGGATTCTACCAACGAAAACGGAAATTCGCATTCGAACGTTAACAAGAATAGGGCAAATCGTCATGATCAGAAACAACTTAAAATATACTCGGTAGAATCGCTTGTGCTGTTAAAGAAAAAATCTCTagtaaaaaaatacttgaatgaatctttgttattttttgaggAATCTTAGCACGACAttctttagagaaatccctgaaaaaaccACCCGATTTTTTTGCGTTTgaagagtttttggaagaacAGTTGAGCGAAACCCactaaaaatgtttgatttatttaaaattttcttaggTAAACatttttgaggaaattttaGAGCATTATTTTTGAGGGAGTTTTGAAGAAAAGCGGCATTATCAATGCtacgaatttttcaagcaatcctgGTACAATTTCTGAgtgattttctgaaagattggTTGAATGAATCTGGAGAAAAACTTCAGGAAGAACCTTAAAGGCaatgttggaaaaactgttggtgaattttctgaagaatttgtggaaataATCCTTGGTTGGTGATCTTGAGAACAATGTTGGTGAGAATCCTAGCACTTCTTGTATTTTTTAAGAGATCCTCAATAATTGCAGAAAATCCTAAATCAATTAATAAGGAAAATCTGGATGATGTTTCAAACTAACATTTGGAGTTTGTACGTTATAAATAGGTTTTCCaggaaaaatgtttaaaataatttctaaagtattctctggtggaatccttcaagagatttttttcaatcaaattgtatTGAATTGTatgatagagattcttcgagaataTATTTGGCAAGATCAGAAAGCAAAGCTTCAGGAAAAAATAGTTGAGTAATAACTACTAATCCCGGGAATGATGTTCCGTGGGACTAAGGCTCATTGAAAACTGGttaaggagttcttggagagaGCTCTgaaaaagtacggaaataatGCATGAAgaaatatccgtgtgaattcccagaggaatctCATAAAAGTGCAAGgttgaatatttgaaaagttcgTTAAAGAATCACAAGCGGCATTCCTCGTGAGTGAgttggaagaattatggaatgatttttttactcgattagacaaagaatgaatattttccgtagtgaaaatttgaatttacaaAGATCAATAATCAATTAATACATCTCCATCAATATACACCTGCTTATGCTTGTAGATCCTTAGGCCTGTAATCCATTGAGTCCTTGGACGACTAAGAACATCGATAATTATCCATACAATGCCCTATCAACTTACGTGAATGGTAAGGGGTTTGTGTTAATATTatataaaactattaaaagGTTGCTTATCACACCAGAAGATTGAAGGTATTTATTCCAGGAAGATTTTTTGGGCGAACTAGAACACTTGTTTTACTCAATTAGTCACCAAAACTGGGATCTTTGATATACAATTGGCTCTTCAAAATCTTCTTGGGTCCAGTATTGTGAAATATTCTTCTACTTAGAAATGATTGATTCATTTCTGATCTACATTTACTCATTTACTATGTCCAAACTCCAAGCAGTTCTTGAaagaccttaacttgcacaGATTTTAACCGAATAAATCAATAATATGCTTAgaataatttctcaaaattataaaaaaatatttcttacaaGTAGACTCCAAAAGGCAAAACCTCGTCTTACGAACTAAGATTCCTCGTTTCATGAACTGATTGAATTTACGAACACCCTATCTACAATGGGTTACATACATGGCCTaattcgctactcgccacatagtaacgcacatgcgctagtgtctatgcacgaaagagtagtttacgaaacaagttgcagaaagatgatttttacagcacgagtcgtaaatttatcctacgaggcttgccgagtaggataattacggcgagtgctgtaaaaatcgagttctgcaacgagttacgtacaatattttttgcaatttcgtacaagaccacttgagggtatccaaaattatatcggaatgcattcaccattattttacaattcctgaaaaatcgttgtgtaatgattcattacgcaactcaaaacagttgcgtaatgagaaagcgttgcgtaatgaaccattacagcactggtttcggttgcgtaatgactatttccGCACTGcgtacttcagtgcaggaaagtaggccgtttcatgacagattggcgtgatgaaaaacagcctattacgatgagaaattgcaaaaaatcattagaaggcaacgcgaaaaatatttgtatggcgaaatgcatctaacgaattatttctcaaaattgggaactattttcgaaaaaatatttggtaccggttgtgcgcAATGATGATGGCTATCATGCCtactaaatatatttttgcgattccgttgcaaatcaatcaacttttcatggataaaatgcaccaaataatggcctacttttcctaccaaaaaaaaacaatgctgaaaagtgcacttttcagtactgtttgggAGGCGTCAGCCAAATATCCCAGTCTATTCTGCCACAGCATCTGATTCTATATCTGATGTGCGATCCAGATGCAAGAATAATGATATTGTCGGCGCGATAAAAAGATAGAATCGGTTTctcgccgaagttggatttttctcagatTCTATCCGAGATACCTAACCTCGGAAGTTAtgcattcgattcgcatccgGATGTGCTCTAATGCGCCCTACTTCCGATGCATGGATACCCAGAAAAAAACCATTTTCGGCGAACTGCATTTTCTAACGATTGACCGATACTGGTTTGTGAAAGGATCATCTACCATTCATAGAGGTAGCTGCAGAACCCGCTACCTTTTCTGTCCTCCAATAAGGAATATATGTGTCTGTATGATATGCACGAGAAAAGTTGTGACATTCGTAGATACTACTATGTCGCAGCCTacgcgattgaaaaatactgatatGATACTACACATGGATGCATGCCCAcgtggtttctgttgaaatgcttgtttgtgcttttggaaATCATCCAGTTTAAACGgaatttttcgtaatagcaaaaaatgttgtatgcaactcgttgcaaaactcgattttttgcaacttgttgcataaataactattttgatgaatgctttcatttacgagaagttagatgcctttccccatacaaaataaaacgagaaaaattctgctgatcaactgtggacaagagcaaagcagtaTTGAGCAATTGTACAACACATATTCTCATTCAACTGTCATGGCTACTATAAAATATTAGTGAAGCGAATATATTCATTAATTGTTCTGAAATGTTTCTTGAGCTATTTCCCATGTTACCTCTCAAATCCACCTTCCGTAACGGTTACTTCTCCTACGTCGAGCTTCTCCCTCAACTGCTGATAATCAGACAGCTTCTTATTCCTGTGTAGCATTTTAAGCGCCAGCAAATCTACTCAGTCCAATCGCGTGCAGCATCTTTTTCCCAAGTCAGCCAGCCAGTCGTAAATCTGCTGCTGCTCTAATCGGACGTAACTTTCTCGCTAGGATCGAATCCTGCCGTGCCCGTAGTCCTTTCTTGCTTGGGTTCAGTGAAACTGATAACTGTGTGATTTGCTGTAGTGTGGCGGCACTGGCCAGTGGTGATAAGCCGTTGGAAAAGCGTTAAGTTGTTAGACTTCAGCTCTGATTTGGAGACCCCAGTGCAATAAGGCGGCGCCATGGTGTCCCTTCGGGTGGGACTAGT
It contains:
- the LOC5578082 gene encoding NADH dehydrogenase [ubiquinone] 1 beta subcomplex subunit 1, translated to MFGLTRQYLLAAIPLAGYGFGWFLDNKETERMTMFRDKSALYGRVLKEGEKPSWP